One window of Plasmodium falciparum 3D7 genome assembly, chromosome: 7 genomic DNA carries:
- a CDS encoding EMP1-trafficking protein, producing the protein MLLFKDPQFLLSKKSIRLNNVVNNKKSSINLYNNKEFKKYDSRNFVTFFSPVHSALSVLTLVVYIVLLNIFSQEYAITKGSPINNRYLRNLGEKSEEGGINFMDLHNTFAPTKTFISGSYNTEAPERKENPKVPSGSFSYRSENKQDSFENEGYYRAPSGSLFNSPENFQGGYKNEENPRGPSGSIFSSPDNFQGSLKTKENSGVLSGPFSYTSENIQGAGKIEEGSRISSGSFISRPENIQGIAKNEESSRIPSGSFFNSPQNFQGTLKNEENPRMPSGTFFDGIENLQRVHKTEENNRIPPKSLFNTSENIQRIGKDDENTGASSGSHFSRPENFQGTSKTEKNFTVGSGMTFNNFTNMKGDVNGNEMGLRMQQGLFDSGNFNNQGYQKSDVNLKIPSGTFFNNPENIRGTEKKEQDHNKPYGLFNNDNYNFSGSKITEENNRYTSGSFYNGNSNYQTSYKKEENPQMPKGSFFSDPENYRETDKKNNNLRTSSVSNSNRNENYLGASDRKYYPHMQEEPFHNGHDNYRGKPKQDENSGKQSNVYNNNYKTVNGMNVTEDYPRKPTGSFYDPEKFQGQSETDNYSTTSLGLGYNDAQNYKGKNRDDYNYEELNEWDYRNYNNYDGNYEVYQDSATMETNYYVPNDYKGRKKRNEDEDYMRESMYYVNSDSRGNNLTKEDEELLKSFYNNFNSSSNDFRKREEKFNKTRDHSNNRYNTQQNSKGSNISEVRKKFFDLNHEITEEDLTEMVRSLDNIPSINDILHIWWQLREVERHKFAMMQYRLMKYIGHLTNTYDLLEDFAKDLWVAYSKYIATKLEKKENFYNKVFYSFIKREAVTKHALECFLSDCVKSFHQYMLYLNKKCQDRIACDVIEKENMRRGTLAITMGE; encoded by the exons ATGCTTCTTTTTAAGGATCcccaatttttattatcaaaaaaatcAATACGTTTGAATAATGttgtaaataataagaaatcaTCGATTAATTTATACAATAATAAGGAATTTAAGAAATATGATAGCAGAAATTTTGTAACATTCTTTTCACCTGTACATTCTGCTTTGTCTGTTCTTACATTAGTTGTATATATAGTATTACTA aatatattttcacAGGAGTATGCTATAACTAAAGGAAGTCCAATTAACAATAGATATTTAAGGAACTTGGGAGAAAAATCTGAAGAAGGTGGTATAAATTTTATGGACCTACATAATACATTTGCTCCCACAAAAACATTTATTTCGGGTAGCTATAATACTGAAGCTCCAGAAAGAAAAGAGAATCCCAAAGTACCATCCGGATCTTTTTCTTATAGATCAGAAAATAAACAAGATAGTTTTGAAAATGAAGGTTATTATAGAGCACCATCAGGATCACTTTTTAATTCACCTGAGAATTTCCAAGGAGGTTATAAAAATGAGGAGAATCCTAGAGGACCATCAGGATCAATTTTCAGTTCGCCTGATAATTTTCAAGGATCTCTTAAAACTAAGGAAAATTCTGGAGTACTATCGGGACCATTTTCTTATACATCTGAGAATATTCAAGGAGCTGGTAAAATTGAGGAAGGTTCTAGAATATCATCAGGATCATTTATCAGTAGACCTGAAAATATTCAAGGAATTgctaaaaatgaagaaagtTCTAGAATACCATCGggatcattttttaattcaccTCAAAATTTTCAAGGAACtcttaaaaatgaagaaaatccTAGAATGCCATCAGGAACATTTTTCGACGGAATTGAAAATCTACAAAGAGTTCATAAAACTGAGGAGAATAATAGAATACCACCAAAATCACTTTTTAATACATCTGAGAATATTCAAAGAATTGGTaaagatgatgaaaatacTGGAGCATCATCAGGATCACATTTCAGTAGACCAGAAAATTTTCAAGGAACTAGTAAAACTGAGAAAAATTTTACAGTAGGTTCTGGAATGAcgtttaataattttacaaatatgAAGGGAGATGTCAATGGAAATGAAATGGGTCTTAGGATGCAACAAGGATTATTTGATAGTGgaaattttaataatcaaGGGTATCAAAAAAGTGATGTAAATCTTAAAATACCAAGTggaacattttttaataatcctGAAAATATTAGAGgaacagaaaaaaaagaacaagacCATAATAAACCATACGGGttatttaataatgataattacaACTTCAGTGGATCTAAAATAacagaagaaaataatagatATACCTCAGGATCATTTTATAATGGAAATAGTAATTATCAAACATcctataaaaaagaagaaaatccTCAAATGCCAAAGGGTTCATTTTTCAGTGATCCTGAAAACTATAGGGAAACAGATAagaagaataataatttaagaaCCTCATCGGTGTCAAATTCAAATCGAAATGAAAATTACTTAGGAGCTTCGGATAGAAAATATTATCCTCATATGCAAGAAGAACCATTTCATAATGGTCATGATAATTATAGAGGAAAACCAAAACAAGATGAAAATTCTGGGAAACAAAgcaatgtatataataataattataagacAGTTAATGGAATGAATGTGACAGAAGATTATCCTAGAAAACCGACAGGAAGTTTTTATGATCCTGAAAAATTTCAGGGACAAAGTGAAACCGATAATTATTCTACAACATCATTAGGATTAGGTTATAATGATGCTCAAAAttataaaggaaaaaatcgtgatgattataattatgaagaaCTAAATGAATGGGATTatagaaattataataattatgatggaAATTATGAAGTTTATCAAGATAGTGCTACAATGGAGACCAATTATTATGTACCAAATGATTATAAAGGAAGGAAAAAGAGAAATGAAGATGAAGACTATATGAGAGAATCTATGTATTATGTTAATAGTGATTCTAGAGGAAATAACCTGACGAAAGAAGATGAGGAATTGTTAAAAtccttttataataattttaacagTAGTAGTAATGATTTCCGAAAAAGAGAAGAAAAATTTAACAAAACACGAGACCATTCAAATAATAGATACAACACTCAACAAAATTCTAAAGGTTCAAATATATCTGAAGTACGTAAAAAGTTTTTTGATCTAAATCACGAAATAACGGAAGAAGATTTAACTGAAATGGTTAGATCTTTAGATAATATTCCATCTATTAATGATATTCTCCATATATGGTGGCAATTACGTGAAGTGGAAAGACATAAATTTGCTATGATGCAGTATCGTTTAATGAAATACATTGGTCATTTAACAAATACATATGATTTACTTGAAGACTTTGCAAAAGATCTGTGGGTTGCTTACAGCAAATATATTGCTACTAAGTTAGAAAAGAAGgagaatttttataataaagttttttattcatttattaaaagagaGGCTGTTACAAAACATGCTTTGGAATGTTTTCTAAGCGATTGTGTTAAATCATTTCAtcaatatatgttatatttaaataagaaATGTCAAGATAGAATAGCTTGTGATGTTATTGAAAAAGAGAATATGAGAAGAGGAACTTTGGCTATAACCATGggtgaataa